Proteins from a genomic interval of Qipengyuania sp. JC766:
- a CDS encoding hydrolase, whose protein sequence is MTMTDSERQALLEPIDGDAMLADARAWSAINTGTANLDGLATLATMLADAFATLPGEVELVDPAPVTAVDADGREFEKPHGRHMVLRVRPDAERRLLFTGHMDTVFPKDHPFQEQVWLDDDTLNGPGLADMKGGIAVILHALRAFEGSDAAQRIGYNVMINADEETGSLSSAPLIERLAQGKYAALTYEPSALPDGTLAHARGGSGNYSLTVTGKSAHAGRNPQDGRNALVAAATLAVRLKDLQRDDIPVNPAKIDGGAANNVVPDHAVLRFNIRPKEPAAAERFEGELAALVGEVKQAQEVDIHVHGGVTRPPKPVDRTAQKLFDLVRDCGAMLGQEIGWQSTGGVCDGNNIAATGVPVVDTMGVRGGKIHSPDEFMIVPSLPERAALSALLLHRLATGDEL, encoded by the coding sequence ATGACCATGACAGACAGCGAGAGACAGGCCCTGCTGGAGCCGATCGACGGCGACGCGATGCTGGCCGATGCGCGCGCGTGGAGCGCGATCAACACCGGCACCGCGAACCTCGATGGCCTCGCCACGCTGGCCACGATGCTGGCGGATGCCTTCGCAACCCTTCCGGGCGAGGTCGAGCTGGTCGATCCCGCGCCGGTGACCGCGGTCGATGCCGACGGCCGCGAGTTCGAAAAGCCGCATGGCCGGCACATGGTCCTGCGGGTCCGCCCCGATGCGGAGCGGCGCCTGCTGTTCACCGGTCACATGGACACCGTGTTTCCCAAGGACCACCCGTTCCAGGAGCAGGTCTGGCTGGACGACGATACGCTGAACGGCCCCGGCCTTGCCGACATGAAGGGCGGGATCGCGGTCATCCTCCATGCCCTGCGCGCCTTCGAGGGCAGCGATGCGGCCCAGCGGATCGGGTACAACGTGATGATAAATGCGGACGAGGAGACGGGATCGCTGTCCTCCGCGCCGCTGATCGAGAGGCTTGCCCAGGGGAAGTATGCCGCGCTGACCTACGAACCGTCCGCCCTGCCCGACGGGACGCTGGCCCATGCGCGCGGCGGCAGTGGCAATTACTCGCTGACCGTCACCGGGAAATCCGCCCATGCCGGGCGCAACCCGCAGGACGGGCGCAACGCGCTGGTCGCCGCGGCCACGCTGGCCGTCCGGCTGAAGGACCTGCAGCGCGACGACATCCCGGTCAATCCGGCGAAGATCGACGGCGGCGCGGCCAACAACGTGGTCCCCGACCATGCCGTGCTGCGCTTCAACATCCGGCCCAAGGAACCGGCGGCGGCCGAGCGGTTCGAAGGCGAGCTCGCCGCGCTGGTGGGCGAAGTGAAGCAGGCGCAGGAGGTGGACATCCACGTCCATGGCGGCGTCACCCGCCCGCCCAAGCCCGTCGACCGCACGGCGCAGAAACTGTTCGACCTGGTGCGCGATTGCGGCGCGATGCTGGGGCAGGAGATCGGCTGGCAATCGACCGGCGGCGTTTGCGACGGCAACAACATCGCCGCGACCGGCGTGCCGGTGGTGGACACGATGGGCGTGCGCGGCGGCAAGATCCATTCGCCCGACGAATTCATGATCGTGCCAAGCCTGCCCGAGCGGGCCGCGCTCAGCGCGCTGCTGCTGCATCGCCTGGCCACGGGAGACGAGCTGTGA
- a CDS encoding malate synthase G, which produces MTDHVMRAGLQVFPGLADLLEKDVLPLLDKDAESFWTGFAQLLERFAPRNRALLNKREDLQRQIDAWHRERKGQPHDAAAYRAFLEEIGYLVPEPGDFTIGTKDVDREIAAMAGPQLVVPILNARFLLNAANARWGSLYDALYGTDALDAPAAKPGGYDPDRGAAVIARAKAFLDETLPLAGGRKWADLDEEWSGAGLLKDESQYVGRSDQGHLFCHNGLHIEVRFDPGHPIGKDDPAGISDVVLEAALTTIADCEDSVAAVDGEDKLLAYRNWHGLICGDLQESFSKDGRTVSRELAQDRSFHDIHGHAQRLPGRSLMFVRNVGHLMTNPAIRLADGGEIPEGIMDAVFTSAISALDVRGHGRWRNSRTGSIYIVKPKMHGPEECAFTNDLFDAVEDLLGLDRHTIKVGVMDEERRTSANLAACIHAVKDRIVFINTGFLDRTGDEIHTSMEAGPMMRKGDMKRSEWLDAYEKRNVGIGMACGLSGRAQIGKGMWPAPDLMGDMMLQKIGHLRAGANTAWVPSPTAATLHAMHYHQENVFAIQKGLGSAPGLDALLTIPLARGANWSEDEIREELDNNAQGLLGYVVRWIDQGVGCSKVPDINDVGLMEDRATLRISSQHMANWLHHGVATREQVMDSLKRMAAKVDAQNAGDPLYEPMAGNWDTSLAFRAALDLVFEGTRQPSGYTEPLLHKWRLEKKAAG; this is translated from the coding sequence ATGACCGACCACGTGATGCGCGCCGGATTGCAGGTCTTTCCGGGGCTGGCCGACCTTCTGGAAAAAGACGTCCTGCCGCTGCTGGACAAGGATGCCGAATCGTTCTGGACAGGCTTCGCACAGTTGCTGGAACGGTTCGCCCCGCGCAACCGCGCGCTGCTGAACAAGCGGGAGGACCTGCAGCGGCAGATCGACGCCTGGCACCGCGAGCGCAAGGGCCAGCCGCACGATGCCGCCGCCTATCGCGCCTTTTTGGAAGAGATCGGCTATCTGGTGCCCGAACCGGGCGACTTCACCATCGGGACCAAGGACGTCGACCGGGAAATCGCCGCGATGGCCGGGCCCCAGCTGGTGGTGCCGATCCTCAATGCGCGGTTCCTGCTCAATGCCGCCAATGCGCGCTGGGGCAGCCTGTACGATGCACTCTACGGCACCGATGCGCTGGACGCGCCGGCGGCGAAGCCGGGCGGCTACGATCCGGATCGCGGCGCGGCGGTGATCGCACGCGCGAAGGCGTTCCTGGACGAGACGCTGCCGCTGGCCGGCGGCAGGAAATGGGCCGACCTGGACGAAGAATGGAGCGGGGCCGGGCTGCTCAAGGACGAGAGCCAGTATGTCGGCCGGAGCGACCAAGGCCACCTGTTCTGCCATAACGGCCTGCATATCGAAGTGCGTTTCGATCCCGGGCACCCGATCGGCAAGGACGATCCGGCAGGCATCAGCGACGTCGTGCTGGAAGCGGCGCTGACCACCATCGCCGATTGCGAGGATTCCGTCGCCGCCGTCGATGGCGAGGACAAGCTGCTCGCCTATCGCAACTGGCACGGTCTCATCTGCGGGGACCTGCAGGAAAGCTTCAGCAAGGACGGCCGCACCGTCTCGCGCGAGCTGGCACAGGACCGCAGCTTCCACGACATCCACGGTCATGCGCAGCGCCTGCCCGGGCGCAGCCTGATGTTCGTGCGCAATGTCGGCCACCTGATGACCAATCCGGCGATCCGGCTGGCGGACGGGGGCGAGATCCCCGAAGGTATCATGGACGCGGTATTCACGTCCGCTATCAGCGCGCTCGACGTGCGCGGCCACGGCCGCTGGCGCAACAGCCGGACCGGCTCGATCTACATCGTGAAGCCCAAGATGCACGGTCCGGAGGAATGCGCCTTTACCAACGACCTGTTCGATGCGGTGGAGGACCTGCTGGGCCTCGACCGGCACACGATCAAGGTCGGCGTCATGGACGAGGAACGCCGGACCAGCGCCAACCTCGCCGCCTGTATCCACGCGGTGAAGGACCGCATCGTGTTCATCAACACGGGCTTCCTCGACCGCACCGGGGACGAGATCCACACCTCGATGGAAGCCGGCCCGATGATGCGCAAGGGCGACATGAAGCGCAGCGAATGGCTGGATGCCTACGAGAAGCGCAATGTCGGCATCGGCATGGCCTGCGGCCTGTCGGGCCGGGCGCAGATCGGCAAGGGCATGTGGCCCGCGCCCGACCTGATGGGCGACATGATGCTGCAGAAGATCGGCCATTTGCGGGCGGGTGCGAACACCGCCTGGGTGCCGTCGCCCACCGCCGCCACGCTGCATGCGATGCATTACCACCAGGAAAACGTCTTCGCGATTCAGAAGGGGCTGGGCAGCGCTCCGGGACTGGACGCCCTGCTGACCATCCCGCTGGCGCGCGGCGCGAACTGGTCGGAAGACGAGATACGCGAGGAACTCGACAACAATGCGCAAGGCCTGCTCGGCTATGTCGTGCGCTGGATCGACCAGGGCGTCGGCTGTTCCAAGGTGCCGGACATCAACGATGTCGGCCTGATGGAAGACCGCGCCACCTTGCGCATTTCCAGCCAGCACATGGCCAACTGGCTGCATCACGGCGTCGCCACGCGCGAGCAGGTGATGGACAGCCTGAAGCGCATGGCGGCCAAGGTCGATGCGCAGAACGCGGGCGATCCGCTGTACGAGCCGATGGCCGGCAACTGGGACACCAGCCTCGCCTTCCGGGCGGCGCTGGACCTGGTCTTCGAAGGGACGCGGCAGCCCAGCGGCTATACCGAGCCGCTGCTGCACAAGTGGCGGCTGGAGAAGAAGGCCGCGGGCTGA
- a CDS encoding D-Ala-D-Ala carboxypeptidase family metallohydrolase, with protein MLRRLATFVAAVALVGGVALVLVDRGLLPVAMRIPVSAVAPDSEAAFERWLAKEPERAPQFRKLQGFLQAQGVGQIVPAWQLTRVDAYYAAECGIEPFALPPEDLWPNVVPALRLVRDEVIPAVGPVEVRSSYRTPELNVRAGGAGGSRHLDFAAVDLGTQDRQRGEALYRTLCAMHESAGAGSRMGLGAYYDPDEPGYAGGRFHVDASGYRSWGRGYTRASSPCRSFD; from the coding sequence ATGCTGCGGCGCCTTGCGACGTTCGTTGCCGCCGTGGCGCTCGTCGGCGGGGTGGCGCTGGTGCTGGTGGATCGCGGCCTGCTGCCGGTCGCGATGCGGATCCCGGTCTCGGCGGTCGCGCCCGATTCCGAAGCGGCGTTCGAGCGCTGGCTGGCAAAGGAACCGGAACGCGCGCCGCAGTTCCGCAAGCTGCAAGGCTTCCTGCAGGCGCAGGGCGTCGGGCAAATTGTGCCCGCATGGCAACTGACCCGCGTCGATGCCTACTACGCCGCGGAATGCGGGATCGAGCCGTTCGCCCTGCCGCCCGAGGATCTGTGGCCCAACGTCGTCCCCGCGCTGCGGCTGGTGCGGGACGAGGTGATCCCGGCGGTCGGCCCGGTGGAGGTGCGATCGTCCTATCGTACGCCGGAGCTCAATGTCCGCGCGGGCGGGGCGGGCGGCAGCCGCCATCTCGATTTCGCCGCGGTGGATTTGGGGACGCAGGACCGCCAGAGGGGCGAGGCGCTCTACCGGACGCTATGCGCCATGCATGAAAGCGCCGGGGCGGGCAGCCGGATGGGGCTGGGTGCCTATTACGATCCGGACGAGCCCGGTTACGCCGGCGGACGGTTCCATGTCGACGCCTCGGGCTATCGCAGCTGGGGCCGGGGATATACGCGCGCCAGCAGTCCGTGCCGCAGCTTCGATTGA